From Xyrauchen texanus isolate HMW12.3.18 chromosome 9, RBS_HiC_50CHRs, whole genome shotgun sequence, the proteins below share one genomic window:
- the zeb1a gene encoding zinc finger E-box-binding homeobox 1 isoform X4 — MATCAVRSFSGVPEATSDSDDEDKLHIVEEDSIPDDPDQKASVFQLKSAQQLSNTCTEDGEKPYECSNCQKRFSHSGSYSSHISSKKCAGGTPAVNSMPRMPGVKAAITLSHPTHILLREKVDITNKPLQEQLPLKQIKQEPVEHQPKAVSATATITTNGVTATNAQGVVQTLVVPTVGLVQPISINLSDLQNVLNMAMDGNVLRQVLASANVNGTNTKILGQVQTQAQTQAVVLQPQQAQPQVISAISLPIVGQDGNAKIIINYSPQLDSQLNAAKVKTTQPVVTQPTVAQAGTAQEKLTVSDVTQPKVVQVHSAQSNLTETQTSSTVNAKPTQVNIIKPVQAGNPIKTASIIRLTPAQATRLAQARATQPKLTQQSLLLVRRADGTQSLVVRQIAIANPNTQGNSTVETKPTETTSTPEKTTNTVLVTQAERRETSENMNSLESNDCKQNLIANVPSGIKIKTEPDSPSKIETEMEREGEKDMETEGNKEKGKQSANNTVSHSGTVHSGVACGDNFHNYASCLLCDSGPSKLKLLDSLNGDTNGSKTISLSSLLDKDKSGAAERLLPLLKAYSQDPHPTEEQLSQVAKSVKLPLEAVSKWYKRMRSKKILLKAASNLKNSQKTKENTPCDPTDASQENNSTQDTCDATQALDDTSMETQNRTLSATSPDSSTTNFSTDDLVIVKTEDVEEELQSEPLDLSVPKSSPTQANTTTKQPISNQKEPLNLACLKKQSLPGNTIYVAQAGTSPLNIVTGPLQTLVAIEPGGVPCIGTALSTNKQTILIPQLTYTYTTNSNIEKTDNASADTKGTVILNNCLNVADTASDCVSGVEDQNDEDVPLMKRKRKRKTSSGQYACNLCDKIFQKSSSLLRHKYEHTGKRPHACVICKKAFKHKHHLIEHSRLHSGEKPYQCDKCGKRFSHSGSYSQHMNHRYSYCKRDTYEPPEQNSTSTPPSQLDSDERESDGEEEEEVDFSGLDMSDIRVVRVGEEYEDEIAGEEDQECRHEEHETEEGEMVVEVEPGDIDTLQEKVRETVEMEVVMETEESREVSGNAEEDRNFSNNEENTEMTTEKQQHV; from the exons TAAGGAGTTTTAGCGGTGTGCCGGAGGCAACCTCGGATTCAGATGATGAAGACAAACTGCACATTGTAGAGGAGGACAGTATTCCTGATGATCCTGACCAAAAGGCCTCAGTATTCCAACTCAAATCAGCACAACAGCTCTCTAACACATGCACAGAGGATG GTGAGAAGCCGTATGAGTGCTCTAACTGCCAGAAGCGTTTTTCACACTCTGGGTCCTACAGCTCACACATCAGCAGTAAGAAGTGTGCAGGTGGGACCCCTGCAGTCAACAGTATGCCTCGCATGCCTGGAGTGAAAGCAGCCATTACCCTCTCTCACCCCACACACATACTTCTGAGAGAGAAGGTGGACATTACCAACAAGCCTCTTCAAGAGCAACTCCCCCTGAAGCAGATCAAACAAGAGCCTGTTGAACATCAACCCAAAGCTGTGTCAGCAACAGCAACTATAACCACCAATGGAGTTACGGCCACAAATGCTCAAGGTGTTGTGCAGACTTTGGTCGTGCCCACTGTCGGGCTGGTCCAGCCAATCAGCATCAATCTTAGTGACTTACAGAATGTGCTAAATATGGCAATGGATGGTAATGTTCTTAGGCAGGTGTTGGCTAGTGCCAATGTAAATGGAACAAACACCAAAATTTTAGGTCAAGTGCAAACGCAGGCGCAGACACAAGCTGTTGTGTTGCAGCCGCAGCAGGCACAACCACAGGTGATCTCTGCCATCTCTCTGCCGATTGTGGGACAAGATGGAAATGCCAAAATTATCATCAATTACAGCCCCCAATTAGACTCACAACTCAATGCCGCTAAAGTAAAAACAACACAGCCTGTTGTGACACAGCCCACTGTGGCACAAGCCGGTACGGCACAGGAAAAATTGACTGTGTCTGATGTCACACAGCCAAAAGTGGTGCAGGTTCATTCAGCACAGTCCAACTTGACTGAAACCCAAACATCAAGTACTGTCAATGCAAAACCTACCCAGGTAAATATAATCAAACCAGTCCAAGCCGGAAACCCCATCAAAACTGCATCGATCATCAGACTAACCCCCGCACAGGCTACCAGGTTGGCCCAAGCCCGCGCTACACAACCAAAGCTCACCCAGCAATCTTTACTGTTGGTGAGGAGAGCTGATGGAACACAGAGTCTCGTGGTTCGACAAATAGCTATCGCCAATCCTAACACACAGGGTAATTCAACAGTCGAGACTAAGCCCACAGAGACAACATCAACCCCAGAAAAGACTACAAATACAGTGCTTGTGACACAAGCCGAGAGGAGAGAGACATCAGAAAATATGAATTCCTTAGAGTCAAATGATTGCAAACAAAACCTGATAGCCAATGTGCCATCGGGCATCAAAATCAAAACTGAACCCGATTCTCCATCTAAGATCGAGACTGAAatggagagggagggagagaaagataTGGAGACAGAGGGAAATAAAGAGAAAGGGAAACAATCTGCAAATAACACAGTTTCACACTCGGGAACAGTTCACAGTGGTGTTGCATGTGGAGACAACTTCCATAACTACGCAAGTTGTTTGCTTTGTGACAGTGGCCCAAGCAAACTTAAACTCCTTGACTCTCTGAATGGTGACACTAATGGGTCTAAAACTATCTCTCTGTCCTCTCTACTGGATAAGGATAAGAGTGGAGCAGCAGAGCGCCTCCTTCCTCTCCTGAAGGCCTATAGTCAGGACCCTCATCCCACTGAGGAGCAGCTGTCTCAGGTTGCCAAGTCAGTTAAGCTGCCTCTAGAGGCAGTTAGCAAGTGGTACAAGAGGATGCGTTCCAAGAAAATCTTGCTCAAGGCTGCAAGCAACCTGAAAAACAGCCAAAAG ACCAAGGAAAATACCCCATGTGATCCCACTGATGCATCTCAAGAAAATAACTCAACCCAAGACACCTGCGATGCTACTCAAGCTCTTGATGACACCTCAATGGAAACCCAAAATAGAACCCTCAGTGCCACTTCACCTGACTCATCTACAACCAATTTCTCCACCGATGATCTTGTCATTGTAAAGACAGAAGACGTAGAAGAGGAGTTGCAGTCTGAGCCACTGGACCTCTCGGTCCCAAAGTCCAGCCCTACTCAAGCCAACACCACCACTAAGCAGCCAATCTCCAACCAAAAGGAGCCGCTCAACTTAGCCTGCCTCAAGAAACAATCGTTGCCAGGCAACACCATCTATGTGGCGCAGGCTGGCACGAGTCCATTAAACATTGTGACAGGGCCATTGCAAACACTGGTTGCCATAGAGCCAGGCGGTGTTCCGTGCATCGGAACTGCATTATCCACCAACAAACAAACTATCCTCATCCCTCAGCTCACCTACACCTACACCACCAACTCTAATATCGAGAAAACTGACAATGCCTCGGCAGATACAAAAGGGACAGTAATACTCAACAACTGTCTG AATGTGGCGGACACTGCTTCTGACTGTGTGTCAGGAGTAGAGGACCAGAATGATGAAGATGTACCTCTcatgaagaggaagaggaagaggaagacttCCAGCGGCCAATATGCCTGCAATCTGTGTGACAAAATCTTTCAGAAGAGCAGCTCACTGCTGCGACACAAGTATGAACACACAG GTAAGCGACCTCATGCGTGTGTCATCTGTAAAAAGGCCTTTAAACACAAGCATCACCTGATCGAGCATTCACGACTGCACTCCGGAGAGAAGCCCTACcaatgtgataagtgtgggaAACGCTTCTCGCACTCCGGATCTTATTCTCAGCACATGAACCACAGATACTCCTACTGCAAGAGAGACACCTATGAGCCACCAGAACAGAACAGCACCTCCACACCTCCCTCTCAGCTTGACtctgatgagagagagagtgatggagaggaggaggaagaggtggATTTCTCTGGTCTGGACATGAGTGATATACGGGTTGTTCGAGTAGGAGAGGAATACGAGGATGAGATTGCAGGAGAGGAAGACCAGGAATGCAGACATGAGGAACACGAGACTGAGGAAGGAGAAATGGTGGTGGAGGTGGAGCCTGGAGATATTGACACTTTACAGGAGAAAGTGCGGGAAACCGTGGAAATGGAGGTGGTCATGGAAACCGAGGAATCAAGGGAGGTGTCAGGCAATGCAGAAGAGGACAGAAATTTCTCTAATAATGAAGAGAACACAGAGATGACAACAGAGAAGCAACAACATGTCTGA
- the zeb1a gene encoding zinc finger E-box-binding homeobox 1 isoform X3, which produces MADGPRCQRRKQSQPRRNNVRSFSGVPEATSDSDDEDKLHIVEEDSIPDDPDQKASVFQLKSAQQLSNTCTEDGEKPYECSNCQKRFSHSGSYSSHISSKKCAGGTPAVNSMPRMPGVKAAITLSHPTHILLREKVDITNKPLQEQLPLKQIKQEPVEHQPKAVSATATITTNGVTATNAQGVVQTLVVPTVGLVQPISINLSDLQNVLNMAMDGNVLRQVLASANVNGTNTKILGQVQTQAQTQAVVLQPQQAQPQVISAISLPIVGQDGNAKIIINYSPQLDSQLNAAKVKTTQPVVTQPTVAQAGTAQEKLTVSDVTQPKVVQVHSAQSNLTETQTSSTVNAKPTQVNIIKPVQAGNPIKTASIIRLTPAQATRLAQARATQPKLTQQSLLLVRRADGTQSLVVRQIAIANPNTQGNSTVETKPTETTSTPEKTTNTVLVTQAERRETSENMNSLESNDCKQNLIANVPSGIKIKTEPDSPSKIETEMEREGEKDMETEGNKEKGKQSANNTVSHSGTVHSGVACGDNFHNYASCLLCDSGPSKLKLLDSLNGDTNGSKTISLSSLLDKDKSGAAERLLPLLKAYSQDPHPTEEQLSQVAKSVKLPLEAVSKWYKRMRSKKILLKAASNLKNSQKTKENTPCDPTDASQENNSTQDTCDATQALDDTSMETQNRTLSATSPDSSTTNFSTDDLVIVKTEDVEEELQSEPLDLSVPKSSPTQANTTTKQPISNQKEPLNLACLKKQSLPGNTIYVAQAGTSPLNIVTGPLQTLVAIEPGGVPCIGTALSTNKQTILIPQLTYTYTTNSNIEKTDNASADTKGTVILNNCLNVADTASDCVSGVEDQNDEDVPLMKRKRKRKTSSGQYACNLCDKIFQKSSSLLRHKYEHTGKRPHACVICKKAFKHKHHLIEHSRLHSGEKPYQCDKCGKRFSHSGSYSQHMNHRYSYCKRDTYEPPEQNSTSTPPSQLDSDERESDGEEEEEVDFSGLDMSDIRVVRVGEEYEDEIAGEEDQECRHEEHETEEGEMVVEVEPGDIDTLQEKVRETVEMEVVMETEESREVSGNAEEDRNFSNNEENTEMTTEKQQHV; this is translated from the exons TAAGGAGTTTTAGCGGTGTGCCGGAGGCAACCTCGGATTCAGATGATGAAGACAAACTGCACATTGTAGAGGAGGACAGTATTCCTGATGATCCTGACCAAAAGGCCTCAGTATTCCAACTCAAATCAGCACAACAGCTCTCTAACACATGCACAGAGGATG GTGAGAAGCCGTATGAGTGCTCTAACTGCCAGAAGCGTTTTTCACACTCTGGGTCCTACAGCTCACACATCAGCAGTAAGAAGTGTGCAGGTGGGACCCCTGCAGTCAACAGTATGCCTCGCATGCCTGGAGTGAAAGCAGCCATTACCCTCTCTCACCCCACACACATACTTCTGAGAGAGAAGGTGGACATTACCAACAAGCCTCTTCAAGAGCAACTCCCCCTGAAGCAGATCAAACAAGAGCCTGTTGAACATCAACCCAAAGCTGTGTCAGCAACAGCAACTATAACCACCAATGGAGTTACGGCCACAAATGCTCAAGGTGTTGTGCAGACTTTGGTCGTGCCCACTGTCGGGCTGGTCCAGCCAATCAGCATCAATCTTAGTGACTTACAGAATGTGCTAAATATGGCAATGGATGGTAATGTTCTTAGGCAGGTGTTGGCTAGTGCCAATGTAAATGGAACAAACACCAAAATTTTAGGTCAAGTGCAAACGCAGGCGCAGACACAAGCTGTTGTGTTGCAGCCGCAGCAGGCACAACCACAGGTGATCTCTGCCATCTCTCTGCCGATTGTGGGACAAGATGGAAATGCCAAAATTATCATCAATTACAGCCCCCAATTAGACTCACAACTCAATGCCGCTAAAGTAAAAACAACACAGCCTGTTGTGACACAGCCCACTGTGGCACAAGCCGGTACGGCACAGGAAAAATTGACTGTGTCTGATGTCACACAGCCAAAAGTGGTGCAGGTTCATTCAGCACAGTCCAACTTGACTGAAACCCAAACATCAAGTACTGTCAATGCAAAACCTACCCAGGTAAATATAATCAAACCAGTCCAAGCCGGAAACCCCATCAAAACTGCATCGATCATCAGACTAACCCCCGCACAGGCTACCAGGTTGGCCCAAGCCCGCGCTACACAACCAAAGCTCACCCAGCAATCTTTACTGTTGGTGAGGAGAGCTGATGGAACACAGAGTCTCGTGGTTCGACAAATAGCTATCGCCAATCCTAACACACAGGGTAATTCAACAGTCGAGACTAAGCCCACAGAGACAACATCAACCCCAGAAAAGACTACAAATACAGTGCTTGTGACACAAGCCGAGAGGAGAGAGACATCAGAAAATATGAATTCCTTAGAGTCAAATGATTGCAAACAAAACCTGATAGCCAATGTGCCATCGGGCATCAAAATCAAAACTGAACCCGATTCTCCATCTAAGATCGAGACTGAAatggagagggagggagagaaagataTGGAGACAGAGGGAAATAAAGAGAAAGGGAAACAATCTGCAAATAACACAGTTTCACACTCGGGAACAGTTCACAGTGGTGTTGCATGTGGAGACAACTTCCATAACTACGCAAGTTGTTTGCTTTGTGACAGTGGCCCAAGCAAACTTAAACTCCTTGACTCTCTGAATGGTGACACTAATGGGTCTAAAACTATCTCTCTGTCCTCTCTACTGGATAAGGATAAGAGTGGAGCAGCAGAGCGCCTCCTTCCTCTCCTGAAGGCCTATAGTCAGGACCCTCATCCCACTGAGGAGCAGCTGTCTCAGGTTGCCAAGTCAGTTAAGCTGCCTCTAGAGGCAGTTAGCAAGTGGTACAAGAGGATGCGTTCCAAGAAAATCTTGCTCAAGGCTGCAAGCAACCTGAAAAACAGCCAAAAG ACCAAGGAAAATACCCCATGTGATCCCACTGATGCATCTCAAGAAAATAACTCAACCCAAGACACCTGCGATGCTACTCAAGCTCTTGATGACACCTCAATGGAAACCCAAAATAGAACCCTCAGTGCCACTTCACCTGACTCATCTACAACCAATTTCTCCACCGATGATCTTGTCATTGTAAAGACAGAAGACGTAGAAGAGGAGTTGCAGTCTGAGCCACTGGACCTCTCGGTCCCAAAGTCCAGCCCTACTCAAGCCAACACCACCACTAAGCAGCCAATCTCCAACCAAAAGGAGCCGCTCAACTTAGCCTGCCTCAAGAAACAATCGTTGCCAGGCAACACCATCTATGTGGCGCAGGCTGGCACGAGTCCATTAAACATTGTGACAGGGCCATTGCAAACACTGGTTGCCATAGAGCCAGGCGGTGTTCCGTGCATCGGAACTGCATTATCCACCAACAAACAAACTATCCTCATCCCTCAGCTCACCTACACCTACACCACCAACTCTAATATCGAGAAAACTGACAATGCCTCGGCAGATACAAAAGGGACAGTAATACTCAACAACTGTCTG AATGTGGCGGACACTGCTTCTGACTGTGTGTCAGGAGTAGAGGACCAGAATGATGAAGATGTACCTCTcatgaagaggaagaggaagaggaagacttCCAGCGGCCAATATGCCTGCAATCTGTGTGACAAAATCTTTCAGAAGAGCAGCTCACTGCTGCGACACAAGTATGAACACACAG GTAAGCGACCTCATGCGTGTGTCATCTGTAAAAAGGCCTTTAAACACAAGCATCACCTGATCGAGCATTCACGACTGCACTCCGGAGAGAAGCCCTACcaatgtgataagtgtgggaAACGCTTCTCGCACTCCGGATCTTATTCTCAGCACATGAACCACAGATACTCCTACTGCAAGAGAGACACCTATGAGCCACCAGAACAGAACAGCACCTCCACACCTCCCTCTCAGCTTGACtctgatgagagagagagtgatggagaggaggaggaagaggtggATTTCTCTGGTCTGGACATGAGTGATATACGGGTTGTTCGAGTAGGAGAGGAATACGAGGATGAGATTGCAGGAGAGGAAGACCAGGAATGCAGACATGAGGAACACGAGACTGAGGAAGGAGAAATGGTGGTGGAGGTGGAGCCTGGAGATATTGACACTTTACAGGAGAAAGTGCGGGAAACCGTGGAAATGGAGGTGGTCATGGAAACCGAGGAATCAAGGGAGGTGTCAGGCAATGCAGAAGAGGACAGAAATTTCTCTAATAATGAAGAGAACACAGAGATGACAACAGAGAAGCAACAACATGTCTGA
- the zeb1a gene encoding zinc finger E-box-binding homeobox 1 isoform X1 — translation MILTKRPQYSNSNQHNSSLTHAQRMRSVSLRRRRRREEEEDDFDEEVAGQEKQMETKSIYPDAPEETQSTPERGVHDENGTPDAFSYLHTCPHCSRGYKRHTSLKEHIKLRHEKSDDNYCCSLCSYTFTYRTQLVRHMTSHRHVREQRTISQSGGNRKFKCTECSKAFKYKHHLKEHLRIHSGEKPYECSNCQKRFSHSGSYSSHISSKKCAGGTPAVNSMPRMPGVKAAITLSHPTHILLREKVDITNKPLQEQLPLKQIKQEPVEHQPKAVSATATITTNGVTATNAQGVVQTLVVPTVGLVQPISINLSDLQNVLNMAMDGNVLRQVLASANVNGTNTKILGQVQTQAQTQAVVLQPQQAQPQVISAISLPIVGQDGNAKIIINYSPQLDSQLNAAKVKTTQPVVTQPTVAQAGTAQEKLTVSDVTQPKVVQVHSAQSNLTETQTSSTVNAKPTQVNIIKPVQAGNPIKTASIIRLTPAQATRLAQARATQPKLTQQSLLLVRRADGTQSLVVRQIAIANPNTQGNSTVETKPTETTSTPEKTTNTVLVTQAERRETSENMNSLESNDCKQNLIANVPSGIKIKTEPDSPSKIETEMEREGEKDMETEGNKEKGKQSANNTVSHSGTVHSGVACGDNFHNYASCLLCDSGPSKLKLLDSLNGDTNGSKTISLSSLLDKDKSGAAERLLPLLKAYSQDPHPTEEQLSQVAKSVKLPLEAVSKWYKRMRSKKILLKAASNLKNSQKTKENTPCDPTDASQENNSTQDTCDATQALDDTSMETQNRTLSATSPDSSTTNFSTDDLVIVKTEDVEEELQSEPLDLSVPKSSPTQANTTTKQPISNQKEPLNLACLKKQSLPGNTIYVAQAGTSPLNIVTGPLQTLVAIEPGGVPCIGTALSTNKQTILIPQLTYTYTTNSNIEKTDNASADTKGTVILNNCLNVADTASDCVSGVEDQNDEDVPLMKRKRKRKTSSGQYACNLCDKIFQKSSSLLRHKYEHTGKRPHACVICKKAFKHKHHLIEHSRLHSGEKPYQCDKCGKRFSHSGSYSQHMNHRYSYCKRDTYEPPEQNSTSTPPSQLDSDERESDGEEEEEVDFSGLDMSDIRVVRVGEEYEDEIAGEEDQECRHEEHETEEGEMVVEVEPGDIDTLQEKVRETVEMEVVMETEESREVSGNAEEDRNFSNNEENTEMTTEKQQHV, via the exons ATGATCCTGACCAAAAGGCCTCAGTATTCCAACTCAAATCAGCACAACAGCTCTCTAACACATGCACAGAGGATG AGGAGTGTGTcactgaggaggaggaggaggagggaggaagaggaagatgatTTTGATGAGGAAGTGGCCGGTCAGGAAAAACAGATGGAAACTAAGAGTATTTACCCAGATGCCCCAGAGGAGACCCAGAGCACGCCAGAGAGAGGGGTCCATGATGAGAACG GTACCCCGGATGCATTCTCTTATCTGCACACTTGTCCACACTGTTCTCGTGGTTACAAGCGTCACACTTCTTTGAAGGAACACATTAAACTGCGGCATGAAAAGAGTGATGATAACTACTGCTGTTCCCTCTGTAGCTACACCTTCACCTACCGCACACAACTTGTCCGTCACATGACTTCACACAGACATGTCCGGGAGCAG CGGACTATTTCTCAGTCAGGTGGAAACAGAAAGTTCAAATGTACAGAATGTTCCAAGGCCTTCAAATACAAACATCACCTGAAAGAGCACCTGCGCATTCACAGTG GTGAGAAGCCGTATGAGTGCTCTAACTGCCAGAAGCGTTTTTCACACTCTGGGTCCTACAGCTCACACATCAGCAGTAAGAAGTGTGCAGGTGGGACCCCTGCAGTCAACAGTATGCCTCGCATGCCTGGAGTGAAAGCAGCCATTACCCTCTCTCACCCCACACACATACTTCTGAGAGAGAAGGTGGACATTACCAACAAGCCTCTTCAAGAGCAACTCCCCCTGAAGCAGATCAAACAAGAGCCTGTTGAACATCAACCCAAAGCTGTGTCAGCAACAGCAACTATAACCACCAATGGAGTTACGGCCACAAATGCTCAAGGTGTTGTGCAGACTTTGGTCGTGCCCACTGTCGGGCTGGTCCAGCCAATCAGCATCAATCTTAGTGACTTACAGAATGTGCTAAATATGGCAATGGATGGTAATGTTCTTAGGCAGGTGTTGGCTAGTGCCAATGTAAATGGAACAAACACCAAAATTTTAGGTCAAGTGCAAACGCAGGCGCAGACACAAGCTGTTGTGTTGCAGCCGCAGCAGGCACAACCACAGGTGATCTCTGCCATCTCTCTGCCGATTGTGGGACAAGATGGAAATGCCAAAATTATCATCAATTACAGCCCCCAATTAGACTCACAACTCAATGCCGCTAAAGTAAAAACAACACAGCCTGTTGTGACACAGCCCACTGTGGCACAAGCCGGTACGGCACAGGAAAAATTGACTGTGTCTGATGTCACACAGCCAAAAGTGGTGCAGGTTCATTCAGCACAGTCCAACTTGACTGAAACCCAAACATCAAGTACTGTCAATGCAAAACCTACCCAGGTAAATATAATCAAACCAGTCCAAGCCGGAAACCCCATCAAAACTGCATCGATCATCAGACTAACCCCCGCACAGGCTACCAGGTTGGCCCAAGCCCGCGCTACACAACCAAAGCTCACCCAGCAATCTTTACTGTTGGTGAGGAGAGCTGATGGAACACAGAGTCTCGTGGTTCGACAAATAGCTATCGCCAATCCTAACACACAGGGTAATTCAACAGTCGAGACTAAGCCCACAGAGACAACATCAACCCCAGAAAAGACTACAAATACAGTGCTTGTGACACAAGCCGAGAGGAGAGAGACATCAGAAAATATGAATTCCTTAGAGTCAAATGATTGCAAACAAAACCTGATAGCCAATGTGCCATCGGGCATCAAAATCAAAACTGAACCCGATTCTCCATCTAAGATCGAGACTGAAatggagagggagggagagaaagataTGGAGACAGAGGGAAATAAAGAGAAAGGGAAACAATCTGCAAATAACACAGTTTCACACTCGGGAACAGTTCACAGTGGTGTTGCATGTGGAGACAACTTCCATAACTACGCAAGTTGTTTGCTTTGTGACAGTGGCCCAAGCAAACTTAAACTCCTTGACTCTCTGAATGGTGACACTAATGGGTCTAAAACTATCTCTCTGTCCTCTCTACTGGATAAGGATAAGAGTGGAGCAGCAGAGCGCCTCCTTCCTCTCCTGAAGGCCTATAGTCAGGACCCTCATCCCACTGAGGAGCAGCTGTCTCAGGTTGCCAAGTCAGTTAAGCTGCCTCTAGAGGCAGTTAGCAAGTGGTACAAGAGGATGCGTTCCAAGAAAATCTTGCTCAAGGCTGCAAGCAACCTGAAAAACAGCCAAAAG ACCAAGGAAAATACCCCATGTGATCCCACTGATGCATCTCAAGAAAATAACTCAACCCAAGACACCTGCGATGCTACTCAAGCTCTTGATGACACCTCAATGGAAACCCAAAATAGAACCCTCAGTGCCACTTCACCTGACTCATCTACAACCAATTTCTCCACCGATGATCTTGTCATTGTAAAGACAGAAGACGTAGAAGAGGAGTTGCAGTCTGAGCCACTGGACCTCTCGGTCCCAAAGTCCAGCCCTACTCAAGCCAACACCACCACTAAGCAGCCAATCTCCAACCAAAAGGAGCCGCTCAACTTAGCCTGCCTCAAGAAACAATCGTTGCCAGGCAACACCATCTATGTGGCGCAGGCTGGCACGAGTCCATTAAACATTGTGACAGGGCCATTGCAAACACTGGTTGCCATAGAGCCAGGCGGTGTTCCGTGCATCGGAACTGCATTATCCACCAACAAACAAACTATCCTCATCCCTCAGCTCACCTACACCTACACCACCAACTCTAATATCGAGAAAACTGACAATGCCTCGGCAGATACAAAAGGGACAGTAATACTCAACAACTGTCTG AATGTGGCGGACACTGCTTCTGACTGTGTGTCAGGAGTAGAGGACCAGAATGATGAAGATGTACCTCTcatgaagaggaagaggaagaggaagacttCCAGCGGCCAATATGCCTGCAATCTGTGTGACAAAATCTTTCAGAAGAGCAGCTCACTGCTGCGACACAAGTATGAACACACAG GTAAGCGACCTCATGCGTGTGTCATCTGTAAAAAGGCCTTTAAACACAAGCATCACCTGATCGAGCATTCACGACTGCACTCCGGAGAGAAGCCCTACcaatgtgataagtgtgggaAACGCTTCTCGCACTCCGGATCTTATTCTCAGCACATGAACCACAGATACTCCTACTGCAAGAGAGACACCTATGAGCCACCAGAACAGAACAGCACCTCCACACCTCCCTCTCAGCTTGACtctgatgagagagagagtgatggagaggaggaggaagaggtggATTTCTCTGGTCTGGACATGAGTGATATACGGGTTGTTCGAGTAGGAGAGGAATACGAGGATGAGATTGCAGGAGAGGAAGACCAGGAATGCAGACATGAGGAACACGAGACTGAGGAAGGAGAAATGGTGGTGGAGGTGGAGCCTGGAGATATTGACACTTTACAGGAGAAAGTGCGGGAAACCGTGGAAATGGAGGTGGTCATGGAAACCGAGGAATCAAGGGAGGTGTCAGGCAATGCAGAAGAGGACAGAAATTTCTCTAATAATGAAGAGAACACAGAGATGACAACAGAGAAGCAACAACATGTCTGA